The genomic region TCATCTACGCTCTTGCAGTAGAATGTTCTTGTCATGTCTGAGCAGTAACCTTTCCATACACAACCCATATCGATCAGGACACATTCTCCGGCTTTCAGAGTTCTTGTCTCACTTGGTGTATGGTGCTGGTCAGCAGCGTTAGGTCCGAAGCATACGATTGTATCAAAGCTTACTCCGCTAGCTCCCTCTTTCAGGTACTCAGCGTCGATGAAGTCAGCAACTTCTTTCTCTGTCATACCTTCTTTGATGAAATTAGCAACTCTTTCCATAACCGTATCATTGATCACAGATGCATGTTTCATGATCTCGATCTCCTCAGCGTTTTTAACAGCACGAACACCGTCTACGCAGTCAGATCCCCATACAGTCTTCATCTCAGGGCAGCGCTCCTGAAGTGGAATGAGGAAACGTGCAGGCCATGTCTTGTCAATACCAAGAGTGCTCTTTGTATCGATGTGCTCCATCAGAACACCGATCTGGTCATCCATGTCACTGAACCATACTTCTTCGAATCCTGTATTTGATACATAATACAGATAGTTCAGGAATAATGTATGCTTTCCACTTGTTCTAAGTAACAGGGCATATAATCTTTCCCCAGGATTTACCATGATTCCTGTTAAAAAGCGGATGCTCAGTGGATCAGATACCAGTAACTGATCAATTCCTTTCTCTTTCATTTTTTCCAATACGCGGCTAATTCTTTCGTCCATTGTTAAAATGCTCCTTCCTGTGCGTTTTGTTAAAAATCCTATTTAAGATAATAACATGAATTGGCTAAAATGACTAGAATTTTAGTGAATTTAAAGGATTAATTTTTGAAATGTTCTGACAACAATTTCTAATGTTTATCATATTGACTTTAATAGAACAATGTGATAATATATTAAAGATAATGAATGGGCATTACACAGTATGGTAATGCCCATTTTTTTATTGCTATGCATTCGTAAGGAGCATGTTGATAGCAAGGTTTATAAATACGAAGGTATACGTATAAGAGTAATTTTTTGAGAATGCTCTTGTAAAAAGAGAGGAAGAGGGTAGGAAATATGAAAGAAAAGAAAAAATTATCACTGGCTGCACAGATATTCATTGCACTGGTTTTGGCGGTCATTGCAGGATTACTGATGCAGAAATACGCAAATTTTGCGGAAACTTATATCAAGCCATTTGGTACGATCTTTCTGAATTTACTGAAATTCATTGTCGTTCCGATTGTACTGTTTTCCATTATGTGTGGAATTATTTCCATGAAGGACATTAAAAAGGTCGGATCGATTGGAGCAAAGACAGTCGTTTACTATATGTGTACGACAGCATTTGCCATTACATTCGGACTTATTGGGGCAAATATGTTCAAAGGAGCATTTCCGAAGATTGCGACAACAGATCTTTCTTATAAAGCAGATCAGACGATCTCACTGATGGATACGATTGTAAATATCTTCCCATCAAATTTTGTATCACCGATGGTGGAGGCAAATATGCTCCAGGTGATCGTGACGGCACTGATTCTTGGATTTGGAATTATCCTTCTGGGGGAAGGTGAAAGAAATACAAGACTGGTAACAGCCTGTAATGATCTGAATGATGTATTTATGAAATGTATGGAGATGATCCTGAAGTTATCACCGATTGGTGTGTTCTGTCTGCTGAGTCCGGTCATTGCTTCAAACGGGCCGGCGATCATCGGTTCACTCGCGATGGTACTTCTGGCTGCTTATGTATGCTACATCATCCATGCAGTAGTTGTATATTCGTTTGCAGTAAAGACAATGGGTGGAATGAGCCCGTTAAAATTCTTTAAGGGAATGCTTCCGGCAATCATGTTCGCATTCTCAAGTTCTTCATCTGTCGGAACACTTCCGATTAATATGGAATGCGTAGAAAACATGGGAGCATCCAAAGAAGTATCTTCTTTCGTACTTCCGCTTGGAGCTACGATTAACATGGACGGAACTGCAATCTATCAGGGCGTGTGTGCGATCTTTATTGCATCATGCTATGGCATCCATCTGACGCTTCCGCAGATGCTGACGATGATCCTGACTGCAACGCTGGCTTCCATCGGTACTGCAGGAGTTCCGGGAGCAGGTATGGTTATGCTCGCAATGGTACTTGCCTCAGTCGGACTTCCGGTTGACGGAATCGCACTGGTTGCCGGCGTGGACCGTATCTTTGATATGGGACGTACGGTGGTTAATATTACAGGGGATGCGTCTTGTAGTATTATTGTTTCGAATATGGAACGGAAGAAAGATGCAAAGAGAGAAATCGCGAACGGTCTGTAGATCTGCAGAACCAGTCTGGATGGAGTTTTGTGGCTTTTTTAGTGTCCCTGGTGGCTCGTAATAAGAATGAAATAATAGGTGTTTCCAGTATGTGTGCTGGAAGCACCTATTATTTTTTGCTTTTTAAAGCTGTTTGGGTGTTACCCGGTAATTGGGCAAAAAAATAGGACTGCATTGTTTGGGAGGAGTGCAGTCCTGAGGAAAAAGTTATGAAAAAGATTTAAATGTTTTGTTCTCTTGAACAATTATTAGTATAGAGGCGAATTGTGATGAAAGTGTGATGGAAGTGGGGAGAAAATGTTAATAATTTGAGATTGGAAAATAACGGAAGAAGAAGTTTAAAAAATAATTATAATATATAAGGTGAGGAGACTATACCACACCTTATATATTATAATTAATGAAAGAACGGTAGTGATAAATTTATTGAAAAAGTAATAAAAAATAGCTTGGATAGTTAGTAAAGAAGATATATACTATAAATAAAAAAAGCCTGTATTACTACAGGCTCATCCACACACTGTGGGTCACATCAAGTGACGATTTGAATTAAATTCTTATTTGAACTTATGATGTAAATTTAGTATGGTACTAAACTTGTTTTTAGTATAAATCAGCAATATGAAAATGTCAACAAAATAGGAGGAAAATTTTATGGAACAGGAGTACTATTTAGGACTGGATATGGGAACCGGATCTGTAGGATGGGCTGTTACAGATTCGGAATATCATGTCTTGCGTAAACATGGAAAAGCACTATGGGGAGTCCGATTATTTGAAAGTGCATCGACAGCAGAAGAACGAAGAATGTTCCGAACATCAAGAAGAAGACTAGATCGAAGAAACTGGAGAATTGAAATTTTACAGGAAATTTTTGCAGAGGAAATAAGTAAGAAAGATCCAGGATTTTTCTTGCGAATGAAAGAAAGCAAATATTATCCAGAAGATAAGCGAGATATCAATGGAAATTGTCCGGAACTGCCATATGCATTATTTGTTGATGACGATTTTACAGATAAAGATTATCATAAAAAATTTCCGACAATTTATCATCTCAGGAAAATGTTGATGAATACAGAGGAGACACCGGATATCCGGTTGGTGTATCTGGCAATTCATCATATGATGAAGCATAGGGGCCATTTCTTGTTATCTGGTGACATTAATGAGATTAAGGAGTTCGGAACGACATTTTCAAAATTGTTGGAGAATATCAAAAATGAGGAATTGGATTGGAATCTTGAACTGGGAAAAGAAGAATATGCTGTTGTAGAAAGTATTTTAAAAGATAACATGTTAAACCGATCCACAAAGAAAACCAGATTAATAAAAGCATTAAAAGCAAAATCAATATGTGAAAAGGCTGTACTGAATTTATTGGCTGGTGGAACGGTGAAATTGAGTGATATATTTGGTCTTGAAGAATTAAATGAGACAGAAAGACCGAAGATTTCCTTTGCTGATAATGGATACGATGATTATATCGGAGAAGTTGAAAATGAGCTGGGAGAACAATTCTATATTATAGAGACGGCAAAAGCAGTGTATGACTGGGCGGTATTAGTTGAAATATTGGGAAAATATACGTCAATTTCAGAAGCGAAAGTAGCAACGTATGAAAAACATAAATCGGATTTACAATTTTTGAAAAAGATAGTTCGGAAATATCTGACAAAGGAGGAATATAAAGATATTTTTGTAAGTACGAGTGACAAATTGAAAAATTACTCTGCTTATATAGGAATGACGAAAATAAATGGAAAAAAGGTTGATTTGCAGAGCAAACGGTGCAGTAAAGAAGAATTCTATGATTTTATTAAGAAAAACGTACTTAAAAAGCTAGAAGGACAACCTGAATATGAATATTTGAAAGAAGAGCTAGAAAGAGAAACATTTCTACCAAAACAGGTGAACAGGGATAATGGTGTAATACCGTATCAGATTCATTTGTACGAGTTGAAAAAGATATTAGGAAATTTACGGGATAAAATAGACCTCATTAAAGAGAACGAAGATAAACTGGTTCAATTATTTGAATTCAGAATTCCGTATTATGTTGGTCCGCTGAATAAGATAGATGACGGAAAAGAGGGAAAATTTACATGGGCTGTACGGAAAAGTAATGAAAAGATATATCCATGGAATTTTGAAAATGTAGTTGATATAGAAGCAAGTGCAGAAAAATTTATCCGGAGAATGACAAATAAGTGTACATATCTGATGGGCGAAGATGTATTGCCGAAGGATTCATTGCTTTACAGTAAATATATGGTTTTAAATGAATTAAATAATGTAAAGTTGGATGGCGAAAAATTATCTGTAGAATTGAAACAACGGTTGTATACAGATGTATTTTGTAAGTATCGGAAAGTAACTGTAAAGAAGATAAAAAATTACTTGAAATGTGAAGGTATCATATCCGGCAATGTCGAAATAACTGGAATTGATGGTGATTTTAAGGCATCGTTAACGGCATATCATGATTTTAAAGAAATCTTGACAGGAACAGAATTGGCTAAAAAGGACAAAGAAAATATTATTACCAATATAGTATTGTTTGGAGATGATAAAAAGCTGCTGAAAAAGAGACTGAATCGATTATATCCTCAGATTACGCCGAATCAGTTGAAGAAAATATGTGCGCTATCCTATACAGGCTGGGGAAGATTTTCTAAAAAGTTCTTAGAAGAAATAACAGCTCCAGATCCGGAAACGGGAGAGGTATGGAATATCATTACGGCATTGTGGGAATCGAATAATAATCTGATGCAATTATTAAGTAATGAATATCGGTTTATGGAAGAAGTCGAAACATACAATATGGGAAAACAGACTAAAACATTGTCGTACGAAACAGTAGAGAATATGTATGTTTCTCCATCTGTGAAAAGACAGATATGGCAGACGCTGAAAATCGTGAAAGAATTAGAAAAAGTAATGAAAGAATCTCCGAAACGTGTATTTATTGAGATGGCGAGAGAAAAGCAAGAAAGTAAGAGAACCGAATCGCGTAAAAAACAACTAATAGATTTGTATAAGGCTTGTAAAAATGAAGAAAAAGATTGGGTAAAAGAACTGGGAGATCAGGAAGAACAGAAATTACGAAGCGATAAGTTGTACCTATATTATACGCAAAAGGGTCGTTGTATGTATTCTGGCGAGGTAATAGAACTGAAAGACTTATGGGATAATACAAAATATGATATTGATCATATATATCCACAATCTAAAACGATGGATGACAGTCTTAATAATCGCGTATTGGTAAAAAAGAAATATAATGCAACAAAATCAGATAAGTATCCATTAAATGAAAATATACGACATGAGAGAAAAGGCTTTTGGAAGTCACTGTTAGATGGAGGGTTTATAAGTAAAGAAAAATATGAACGCTTAATAAGAAATACAGAATTGAGTCCGGAAGAATTAGCAGGATTTATTGAAAGGCAGATTGTTGAAACGAGGCAGAGTACAAAAGCTGTAGCGGAAATATTAAAGCAAGTGTTTCCGGAAAGTGAAATTGTATATGTCAAAGCAGGTACGGTTTCAAGATTCAGAAAAGATTTTGAATTACTGAAAGTTCGAGAAGTGAATGATTTGCATCACGCAAAGGATGCGTATTTAAATATTGTAGTTGGTAATAGTTATTATGTGAAATTTACTAAGAATGCATCATGGTTTATAAAAGAAAATCCGGGACGTACTTACAACTTAAAAAAGATGTTTACATCAGGTTGGAATATTGAACGAAATGGAGAAGTTGCATGGGAAGTCGGGAAAAAAGGAACAATTGTAACGGTAAAACAAATAATGAATAAAAATAATATATTGGTGACAAGACAGGTTCATGAAGCGAAAGGTGGGCTGTTTGATCAGCAGATTATGAAA from Dorea longicatena harbors:
- a CDS encoding M24 family metallopeptidase; this translates as MDERISRVLEKMKEKGIDQLLVSDPLSIRFLTGIMVNPGERLYALLLRTSGKHTLFLNYLYYVSNTGFEEVWFSDMDDQIGVLMEHIDTKSTLGIDKTWPARFLIPLQERCPEMKTVWGSDCVDGVRAVKNAEEIEIMKHASVINDTVMERVANFIKEGMTEKEVADFIDAEYLKEGASGVSFDTIVCFGPNAADQHHTPSETRTLKAGECVLIDMGCVWKGYCSDMTRTFYCKSVDDEQAAIHDLVRTAVEKAEAVIKPGMRFCDIDAQARDLIDEAGYSEYWRIRLGHFIGQEDHEYGDVSPINKNVAEPGMIFSIEPGIYIEGKYGVRVEDLVLVTEDGHELLNAVDKKYRIVG
- a CDS encoding dicarboxylate/amino acid:cation symporter, with the protein product MKEKKKLSLAAQIFIALVLAVIAGLLMQKYANFAETYIKPFGTIFLNLLKFIVVPIVLFSIMCGIISMKDIKKVGSIGAKTVVYYMCTTAFAITFGLIGANMFKGAFPKIATTDLSYKADQTISLMDTIVNIFPSNFVSPMVEANMLQVIVTALILGFGIILLGEGERNTRLVTACNDLNDVFMKCMEMILKLSPIGVFCLLSPVIASNGPAIIGSLAMVLLAAYVCYIIHAVVVYSFAVKTMGGMSPLKFFKGMLPAIMFAFSSSSSVGTLPINMECVENMGASKEVSSFVLPLGATINMDGTAIYQGVCAIFIASCYGIHLTLPQMLTMILTATLASIGTAGVPGAGMVMLAMVLASVGLPVDGIALVAGVDRIFDMGRTVVNITGDASCSIIVSNMERKKDAKREIANGL
- the cas9 gene encoding type II CRISPR RNA-guided endonuclease Cas9 (Cas9, originally named Csn1, is the large, multifunctional signature protein of type II CRISPR/Cas systems. It is well known even to general audiences because its RNA-guided endonuclease activity has made it a popular tool for custom editing of eukaryotic genomes.) encodes the protein MEQEYYLGLDMGTGSVGWAVTDSEYHVLRKHGKALWGVRLFESASTAEERRMFRTSRRRLDRRNWRIEILQEIFAEEISKKDPGFFLRMKESKYYPEDKRDINGNCPELPYALFVDDDFTDKDYHKKFPTIYHLRKMLMNTEETPDIRLVYLAIHHMMKHRGHFLLSGDINEIKEFGTTFSKLLENIKNEELDWNLELGKEEYAVVESILKDNMLNRSTKKTRLIKALKAKSICEKAVLNLLAGGTVKLSDIFGLEELNETERPKISFADNGYDDYIGEVENELGEQFYIIETAKAVYDWAVLVEILGKYTSISEAKVATYEKHKSDLQFLKKIVRKYLTKEEYKDIFVSTSDKLKNYSAYIGMTKINGKKVDLQSKRCSKEEFYDFIKKNVLKKLEGQPEYEYLKEELERETFLPKQVNRDNGVIPYQIHLYELKKILGNLRDKIDLIKENEDKLVQLFEFRIPYYVGPLNKIDDGKEGKFTWAVRKSNEKIYPWNFENVVDIEASAEKFIRRMTNKCTYLMGEDVLPKDSLLYSKYMVLNELNNVKLDGEKLSVELKQRLYTDVFCKYRKVTVKKIKNYLKCEGIISGNVEITGIDGDFKASLTAYHDFKEILTGTELAKKDKENIITNIVLFGDDKKLLKKRLNRLYPQITPNQLKKICALSYTGWGRFSKKFLEEITAPDPETGEVWNIITALWESNNNLMQLLSNEYRFMEEVETYNMGKQTKTLSYETVENMYVSPSVKRQIWQTLKIVKELEKVMKESPKRVFIEMAREKQESKRTESRKKQLIDLYKACKNEEKDWVKELGDQEEQKLRSDKLYLYYTQKGRCMYSGEVIELKDLWDNTKYDIDHIYPQSKTMDDSLNNRVLVKKKYNATKSDKYPLNENIRHERKGFWKSLLDGGFISKEKYERLIRNTELSPEELAGFIERQIVETRQSTKAVAEILKQVFPESEIVYVKAGTVSRFRKDFELLKVREVNDLHHAKDAYLNIVVGNSYYVKFTKNASWFIKENPGRTYNLKKMFTSGWNIERNGEVAWEVGKKGTIVTVKQIMNKNNILVTRQVHEAKGGLFDQQIMKKGKGQIAIKETDERLASIEKYGGYNKAAGAYFMLVESKDKKGKTIRTIEFIPLYLKNKIESDESIALNFLEKGRGLKEPKILLKKIKIDTLFDVDGFKMWLSGRTGDRLLFKCANQLILDEKIIVTMKKIVKFIQRRQENRELKLSDKDGIDNEVLMEIYNTFVDKLENTVYRIRLSEQAKTLIDKQKEFERLSLEDKSSTLFEILHIFQCQSSAANLKMIGGPGKAGILVMNNNISKCNKISIINQSPTGIFENEIDLLKI